A genomic stretch from Gemmatimonadota bacterium includes:
- a CDS encoding sulfatase-like hydrolase/transferase: MNKPNIIIVLADDMGYGDSSTYGGWIHTLAMEQMAREGLKFTDFHSSGAVCSPTRAGLLTGRYQQRAGVPKVIGANPQSADHYVGLYPSEITFPKLLKQAGYTSAIFGKWHLGYDKKFNPLHHDFDRFRGYVSGNIDTWKRDVADGATPQKDTF; this comes from the coding sequence ATGAACAAACCCAACATCATCATCGTACTCGCCGACGACATGGGCTATGGGGATTCCAGTACGTACGGGGGCTGGATCCACACGCTCGCAATGGAACAAATGGCCCGCGAAGGGCTTAAATTCACCGACTTCCACTCCAGCGGTGCTGTTTGCAGCCCCACGCGCGCCGGACTACTCACCGGACGCTATCAACAGCGCGCAGGCGTGCCCAAAGTAATCGGCGCCAATCCCCAAAGCGCCGACCACTATGTGGGATTGTACCCCTCTGAAATCACCTTTCCCAAACTGCTCAAACAAGCCGGCTACACCTCTGCCATCTTTGGCAAATGGCACCTCGGGTACGACAAAAAATTCAATCCCCTGCACCACGACTTTGATCGCTTTCGCGGATATGTAAGCGGCAACATCGACACCTGGAAACGAGACGTAGCCGACGGTGCGACACCGCAAAAAGACACGTTCTGA
- a CDS encoding sodium:solute symporter family protein gives MLGLHLLDFATLAIYLIGIMIAGLWVARKIKNTGDYFMGGRSFGKTFMIMHAFGTGTHTDQAVTVAGASYKLGMAGIWYQWLYLFATPFYWLIAPIWRRLRYLTIADFFEDRFSNSLGYFYALYGLLYFAIQIGIMLLGTGKTASAMTGGAISPEIAIGVMTVLFLSYGLLGGLPAAIITDFIQGIFIIVLSFLLVPFVIDGVGGFTGLHQQVPIEKFSLEAPGDPPPGYDRITPFFIVMVVINALVGIIAQPHHMEIGGAGKTEREARVGFTYGNMIKRLCTVAWAFTGVACIALYPNIDDPEHAFGLASRDLLPIGLVGIMLASMIAAVMSTCDSFMVDGAALFVENFYKPLFKPEADDKHYLTTGRVVALILVIFGIIIALYFTSVVAIIRLSWSLVAFFGIAFWGGILWRRCNAPGAWAGLIVSAFLFAISGQTIINLESLGIYIGGLDWELPYRYVLYITGGFAALIIVSKLTKPQDKERLDRFYTLLHTPVGQEHKLREAGIKVVME, from the coding sequence ATGCTTGGACTACACCTGCTGGACTTTGCCACGCTCGCCATCTATTTAATCGGCATCATGATTGCCGGCTTATGGGTCGCCCGCAAAATCAAAAATACGGGCGACTATTTTATGGGTGGGCGCAGCTTTGGCAAAACATTTATGATCATGCACGCCTTTGGCACCGGCACCCACACCGATCAGGCCGTAACCGTTGCAGGTGCATCCTACAAATTGGGCATGGCGGGGATCTGGTATCAATGGCTCTATCTATTTGCCACCCCCTTCTACTGGCTCATTGCGCCAATATGGCGAAGACTGCGCTACCTCACCATCGCGGACTTCTTTGAAGACCGATTCAGCAACTCACTCGGTTATTTCTACGCCCTCTATGGCCTGCTCTACTTTGCCATACAAATAGGCATCATGCTCCTGGGCACGGGCAAAACAGCCAGCGCTATGACCGGCGGCGCAATATCTCCCGAAATCGCCATCGGTGTGATGACCGTCCTCTTCCTCTCATACGGCCTCTTAGGCGGCCTACCCGCGGCCATCATCACCGACTTTATCCAGGGCATCTTCATCATCGTCCTCTCTTTTCTTCTCGTCCCCTTTGTCATCGACGGCGTCGGCGGTTTCACCGGGCTTCACCAGCAAGTACCCATTGAAAAATTCAGCCTTGAAGCCCCCGGCGATCCTCCGCCCGGATACGACCGCATCACGCCCTTCTTCATCGTCATGGTCGTCATCAACGCCCTCGTCGGCATCATTGCCCAACCCCACCACATGGAAATTGGCGGTGCGGGCAAAACCGAACGCGAAGCCCGCGTGGGCTTCACATACGGCAACATGATCAAACGCCTCTGCACCGTAGCCTGGGCATTTACCGGCGTAGCCTGCATTGCCCTTTATCCCAACATCGACGACCCCGAACACGCTTTTGGGCTCGCCTCGCGCGACCTCTTGCCCATCGGCCTCGTCGGCATCATGCTCGCCTCGATGATCGCCGCGGTCATGTCCACCTGCGACTCATTCATGGTCGATGGCGCCGCTCTCTTTGTCGAAAACTTTTACAAACCCCTCTTCAAGCCCGAAGCCGACGACAAACACTACCTCACCACGGGCCGCGTCGTCGCCCTTATACTCGTCATATTCGGTATTATCATCGCGCTCTATTTTACCTCTGTCGTCGCAATCATTCGCCTCTCCTGGTCGCTCGTGGCATTCTTTGGGATCGCATTCTGGGGAGGAATTCTCTGGCGCAGGTGCAATGCGCCCGGCGCCTGGGCGGGTCTGATAGTCTCGGCATTCTTATTCGCCATATCCGGTCAAACAATCATCAATTTGGAAAGCCTGGGCATCTACATTGGCGGCCTCGACTGGGAATTGCCCTATCGCTACGTACTCTACATCACTGGCGGTTTTGCCGCACTCATCATCGTCAGCAAACTCACCAAACCGCAAGACAAAGAGCGCCTCGACCGCTTTTACACCTTGCTCCACACACCTGTCGGACAGGAACACAAATTGCGCGAAGCCGGCATAAAAGTCGTTATGGAGTAA
- a CDS encoding phytanoyl-CoA dioxygenase family protein codes for MLTQEQIDFYHENGYLKCEALFTPEETAELGSEMVRIIENWGNETIGWRGPWRDRYLPEDERLNTKAVFMHNPQFYSATWGRAIFNERLVGCVEDLIRDTVQWHHTVLHAKPPELGTPFPMHQDYPFYPHDGPDFVDCLLHLDDTPIESGCLRVVPGSHKKGPLVHVLGPDTSPHLPPDDYHPDKIDSILIPAKAGDVIFFSYQIIHWSDCNRTDEWRKSVRFGYHSTQMHPVGRAEDDPYRIDPDNILERKDSTIVSGFRMNEAN; via the coding sequence ACAGGAACAAATCGACTTCTACCACGAAAATGGGTACCTCAAATGCGAAGCGCTATTTACCCCAGAAGAAACCGCCGAACTCGGCTCGGAAATGGTGCGCATCATCGAAAATTGGGGCAATGAGACCATTGGCTGGCGGGGACCCTGGCGCGACCGATACCTGCCCGAAGACGAACGCCTCAACACCAAAGCCGTCTTCATGCACAATCCCCAATTCTACTCCGCAACCTGGGGACGCGCCATCTTTAATGAACGCCTCGTCGGCTGCGTGGAAGACCTGATCCGCGACACCGTTCAATGGCACCACACCGTACTCCATGCCAAACCGCCAGAACTCGGCACGCCTTTTCCCATGCATCAGGACTATCCCTTTTATCCGCACGACGGCCCCGATTTTGTCGATTGCTTGCTTCACCTGGACGATACCCCAATAGAAAGCGGATGCTTGCGCGTGGTGCCCGGCAGCCATAAAAAAGGTCCGCTCGTCCACGTCCTGGGTCCAGACACCTCTCCTCATCTGCCGCCGGACGATTACCACCCCGACAAAATCGACTCCATCTTGATCCCGGCAAAAGCCGGAGACGTCATCTTCTTTAGCTATCAGATCATTCACTGGTCCGACTGCAACCGCACCGACGAATGGCGAAAATCCGTCCGCTTCGGCTACCACAGCACCCAAATGCACCCCGTGGGCCGCGCAGAAGACGACCCCTACCGCATCGACCCCGACAACATTTTGGAACGCAAAGACAGCACCATTGTGTCCGGCTTTAGAATGAATGAAGCAAATTAA
- a CDS encoding pyridoxal-phosphate dependent enzyme has product MSYSIREVREALGTCSRLSLADLPTPLMDCPRLAAKLGGPRILVKREDQTGLAFGGNKVREFEYSIAPAVDEGYDVLLHGAASQSNQSRLTAAVAARLGLKAVMVGRKDDHADPVNGNLLLTHLFGAEVHLIESEQEKAAVIEKLKADGLRVYNTSSDGYYYRSVSYVDGFLELWEQMQAMDVIPDAIYVCAGVHTHTGLVVGAKALGVDVRIIGISPSPQDDAKKNVQLAEVANEVCKILNLDLNFTADDFESYGKYAGPAYGVLTPGAREAVLLAAQTEGLLLDPVYAGKTYGAMIEHIREGWYRRDQTVVFVHTGGTPALFAYGDELLA; this is encoded by the coding sequence TTGAGCTATTCGATTCGAGAGGTTCGAGAGGCGTTGGGGACGTGCAGCCGATTGTCGCTTGCCGATTTGCCCACGCCGTTGATGGATTGCCCGAGGTTGGCGGCAAAGCTGGGTGGACCGCGCATTCTGGTCAAGCGCGAGGATCAGACGGGGCTGGCGTTTGGGGGGAATAAGGTGCGCGAGTTTGAATATTCCATAGCACCCGCTGTGGATGAGGGGTATGATGTGTTGCTTCACGGCGCGGCGTCGCAGTCGAATCAATCGCGGTTGACCGCAGCGGTTGCGGCCAGGTTGGGTCTGAAGGCGGTGATGGTGGGGCGCAAGGATGACCATGCAGATCCCGTAAATGGCAATTTGTTGCTCACGCATCTGTTTGGCGCAGAGGTGCATTTGATTGAGAGCGAGCAGGAGAAGGCAGCTGTTATCGAGAAGTTAAAGGCCGATGGACTCAGGGTCTATAACACGAGTTCGGATGGGTATTATTATCGCAGCGTGTCTTATGTGGATGGGTTTTTGGAATTGTGGGAGCAGATGCAGGCAATGGATGTGATACCCGATGCCATCTATGTGTGTGCGGGCGTGCATACGCATACCGGGCTTGTCGTCGGAGCAAAGGCACTGGGTGTTGATGTGCGGATTATTGGTATAAGTCCAAGTCCACAGGATGATGCAAAAAAGAATGTGCAACTCGCCGAGGTAGCAAATGAGGTGTGCAAAATTCTGAATTTGGATCTGAATTTTACGGCAGATGATTTTGAGAGTTATGGCAAATACGCGGGTCCGGCTTATGGCGTCCTGACGCCCGGGGCGCGAGAGGCCGTCTTGTTGGCCGCGCAAACCGAAGGATTGTTGCTCGATCCCGTTTATGCGGGCAAAACTTATGGTGCAATGATCGAGCATATCCGCGAGGGATGGTATCGCAGGGATCAGACGGTTGTGTTTGTGCATACGGGTGGGACACCTGCGCTATTTGCTTATGGCGATGAGTTGTTGGCATAA
- a CDS encoding mannonate dehydratase: MAAEMYAGAEWDPENPRMHIGTQRFSTSDEHLEFLARCGVTNMALNDAREITPDPSRGWTVEEIVEKKEKAAKHGITVEMVALPVQHLNVDGSFVPEFMRGNMKDGEKEIEIACDMVRAAADAGIPALKYFLCEMENQRTESVPFGRGDVRYSTWDLSKADADAPRYDEPVTAEQNWENITFFLERVIPVATECKVRMACHPCDPWLPPGYKGVDRVLGGYDGFKSFIDICPSPYHGLNLCLGCMAESVVDPRNEVADIIRYFGQRKKINLIHFRNITGGRNKFQEVYPDEGDMNMFVLMKALKEVGYPHMIVPDHAPGHTAQGHFEQAFAFQFGFIQALLQAVELEN; this comes from the coding sequence ATGGCAGCCGAAATGTATGCAGGCGCAGAATGGGATCCGGAGAATCCGCGCATGCACATTGGTACACAGCGTTTTTCCACGTCGGATGAGCATCTCGAATTTCTCGCGCGGTGTGGTGTTACGAATATGGCGCTCAACGATGCCAGAGAGATCACGCCAGATCCCAGTCGAGGCTGGACAGTGGAAGAGATTGTAGAAAAAAAGGAAAAGGCCGCAAAACACGGCATTACCGTGGAGATGGTGGCATTGCCGGTGCAACACCTGAATGTCGATGGCAGTTTTGTGCCCGAGTTTATGCGCGGCAATATGAAGGACGGCGAAAAGGAAATCGAGATCGCATGCGATATGGTGCGCGCTGCCGCAGATGCGGGTATTCCCGCGCTGAAGTATTTTCTCTGCGAGATGGAGAATCAACGCACGGAAAGCGTTCCGTTCGGGCGAGGAGACGTGCGCTATTCCACGTGGGATTTGTCTAAGGCCGATGCAGATGCGCCGCGGTATGATGAACCGGTTACAGCGGAACAGAATTGGGAAAATATTACTTTCTTTTTAGAGCGCGTTATTCCCGTTGCCACCGAATGCAAAGTGCGTATGGCCTGTCATCCGTGCGACCCCTGGTTGCCGCCGGGTTACAAAGGTGTTGATCGCGTGCTGGGTGGATACGATGGGTTCAAGAGTTTTATCGATATTTGCCCAAGTCCTTACCACGGTCTCAATCTCTGCCTCGGTTGCATGGCCGAGAGCGTTGTGGATCCGCGCAATGAGGTGGCCGATATTATTCGCTATTTTGGGCAGCGAAAAAAAATTAACCTCATCCACTTCCGCAATATAACGGGTGGACGCAACAAGTTTCAGGAGGTTTATCCGGATGAGGGCGATATGAATATGTTTGTCCTGATGAAAGCGCTCAAGGAAGTGGGCTATCCACACATGATTGTTCCCGATCATGCGCCCGGCCACACTGCGCAAGGGCATTTCGAACAGGCATTTGCCTTTCAGTTTGGCTTTATCCAGGCCCTGCTTCAGGCTGTTGAGTTAGAGAACTAA
- a CDS encoding DegT/DnrJ/EryC1/StrS family aminotransferase produces the protein MAELALLGGEREVKERDDILWPMYDATERDALVEVLESRAWYNSSKCQEFEETFAAFQDAKYGIACTGGTVALEMICRGAGIGVGDEVITSAYTFIGTCSGILKAGATVVFCDIDPDTNNLDVAEVESLITDRTKGIMPVHFGGLACDLQRLLDIAEQHNLAILEDAAHGWGSAYRDRGLGSWGLASGFSFQQSKNMTGGDGGIALTNDEAVADAIGCAVNVGRSRYGRTEESRQWGGNHRMTEFVAAVLLCQLKRIPEHTEIREQNGAMLARTLSEVEGIEPIHRLEDATRVNWHVYGARYLSEAFEGVSRDAFVRAMRAEGVPVSTGYETPVYKHPVFQEDWKARDYTPFAWTDAAEDYRSLHLPKVEQYCRERLSISQRALLTSETRMRDMSRAFVKVRENADKLREWERSN, from the coding sequence ATGGCAGAGTTAGCGCTGTTGGGTGGCGAGCGTGAGGTCAAAGAAAGGGATGATATTTTATGGCCGATGTACGATGCGACCGAAAGAGATGCTCTTGTTGAGGTGCTGGAGAGTCGGGCGTGGTACAATTCCTCGAAGTGCCAGGAGTTTGAAGAGACATTTGCGGCATTTCAAGATGCGAAATACGGGATCGCGTGTACGGGCGGCACGGTGGCTCTGGAAATGATTTGTCGCGGGGCGGGTATTGGTGTAGGCGATGAGGTGATTACGAGTGCCTATACATTTATCGGTACGTGTTCGGGGATTCTAAAAGCAGGTGCTACGGTTGTTTTTTGCGATATAGACCCGGATACCAATAATCTCGATGTGGCGGAGGTGGAGAGTCTTATTACAGATCGAACGAAGGGGATTATGCCAGTGCATTTTGGTGGGTTGGCGTGTGATCTCCAGCGGTTGTTGGATATTGCCGAGCAACACAATCTCGCGATTTTAGAAGATGCGGCGCATGGGTGGGGATCGGCCTATAGGGATCGCGGGCTGGGGAGTTGGGGGCTGGCTTCGGGGTTTTCTTTTCAGCAGAGCAAAAATATGACGGGTGGAGATGGGGGTATTGCCCTGACCAATGACGAGGCCGTTGCCGATGCGATTGGCTGTGCGGTCAATGTCGGGCGGTCGCGGTATGGTCGTACGGAGGAGTCTCGACAATGGGGCGGCAACCACCGGATGACGGAGTTTGTCGCTGCGGTCTTATTGTGCCAGTTGAAGCGCATTCCCGAGCATACGGAGATCCGCGAACAAAATGGGGCGATGTTGGCGCGCACGTTGTCGGAGGTTGAGGGTATTGAGCCGATTCACCGGTTGGAAGATGCAACCCGCGTCAACTGGCATGTGTATGGTGCGCGGTATTTATCCGAGGCGTTTGAGGGCGTTTCTCGCGATGCATTTGTCAGGGCGATGCGCGCTGAAGGGGTGCCGGTGAGTACGGGATACGAGACGCCAGTTTACAAACATCCGGTTTTTCAAGAGGATTGGAAAGCCCGCGATTACACGCCTTTTGCGTGGACAGATGCGGCAGAGGATTATCGCTCGTTGCATTTGCCAAAGGTTGAGCAGTATTGCAGGGAACGGCTGTCGATAAGCCAGAGGGCTTTGCTGACTTCTGAAACGCGGATGCGGGATATGTCGCGCGCATTTGTGAAGGTGCGCGAGAATGCAGATAAGCTTCGAGAATGGGAGAGAAGCAACTGA
- a CDS encoding GNAT family N-acetyltransferase, with translation MIRKYRSEDLDALKEITVICFDGVSIDQNIEKNFGQFADTDWKARKAKHIDADVAANADGIFVWEDNGKVAAYITTRIDHESKIGGIPNLAVLPEYQGKGIGKALMTAAFDYFEEQGMAVAKIETLDQNPVGQNFYPRSGFTAVAQQIHYAMPMKDRKV, from the coding sequence ATGATCAGAAAATACCGCTCTGAAGACCTCGACGCCCTCAAAGAAATCACCGTTATCTGTTTTGATGGGGTATCGATTGACCAGAACATCGAAAAAAACTTCGGTCAATTTGCCGACACAGATTGGAAAGCACGCAAAGCCAAACACATAGACGCGGACGTCGCAGCCAATGCCGATGGCATCTTCGTTTGGGAAGACAACGGCAAAGTCGCGGCCTACATCACCACGCGCATCGACCATGAAAGCAAAATAGGCGGCATACCCAACCTCGCCGTCTTGCCCGAATACCAGGGCAAAGGAATCGGCAAAGCATTGATGACAGCCGCCTTTGACTATTTTGAAGAACAGGGCATGGCCGTGGCAAAAATCGAAACCCTCGACCAGAACCCCGTTGGACAGAACTTTTATCCGCGCTCGGGCTTTACCGCAGTCGCCCAACAAATCCACTACGCAATGCCAATGAAAGACCGCAAAGTGTAG
- a CDS encoding right-handed parallel beta-helix repeat-containing protein, whose amino-acid sequence MPAMPAREIPLPDAPRDEVNAADFFDRESMTCGLEDAVASLPESGGRVRIPAGTYLLRKTLYVPSRVSLVGDGPATVLKIRPLQVAYLSKDIRKGGRVLTCKTSPPFRVGEGIGVCDDKHRGWWGTHGEVERVVGNRVWMSVPFNRRLLVRDNARVVNLFPCIWAEGETDIEIRDLTIKGPEDYEGDWWDFTYSAVHIVGCERVRVLNCSVFGWPSDGFGIQRGCDAQVAHCQAHGCRGHGFHPGTGLARSVWSHNIGKGNGGDGYYFCARVHHSVCSDSVFSENGQHGIGGVANGGDHHNIVSNNVCSYNGMCGIDANRGDEQVITGNLLLSNSRAEKGKYPGIRVQDLTHSIVQGNRCADDQERPTQLKGIEESGESDYNLISGNLCVGMDRAITVVGRKSRAEGNLV is encoded by the coding sequence ATGCCTGCTATGCCAGCGAGAGAGATTCCATTGCCCGATGCGCCGCGAGATGAGGTGAATGCTGCGGATTTTTTTGATCGGGAGTCGATGACATGTGGTCTGGAGGATGCGGTTGCATCCTTGCCAGAGAGCGGCGGCAGGGTGCGTATTCCGGCGGGTACGTATCTTTTGCGCAAGACGCTGTACGTGCCCAGTCGGGTGAGTCTGGTCGGCGATGGGCCGGCGACGGTGTTAAAGATTCGGCCTTTGCAGGTGGCGTATCTCTCAAAAGATATTCGCAAAGGTGGTCGGGTGTTGACCTGTAAGACCAGTCCGCCTTTTCGCGTGGGTGAGGGGATTGGGGTTTGCGACGATAAGCACAGGGGATGGTGGGGTACGCACGGGGAGGTCGAGCGGGTTGTGGGCAATCGCGTGTGGATGAGTGTGCCGTTTAATCGGCGGTTGTTGGTGCGCGACAATGCCCGGGTGGTGAATCTGTTTCCCTGTATATGGGCAGAGGGTGAGACGGATATTGAGATACGGGATTTGACGATTAAGGGTCCCGAAGATTACGAGGGCGATTGGTGGGATTTTACGTATTCGGCGGTGCATATTGTGGGGTGTGAGCGCGTGCGCGTTCTGAATTGTTCGGTGTTTGGGTGGCCCAGCGATGGGTTTGGGATTCAGCGCGGTTGCGATGCCCAGGTAGCGCATTGTCAGGCACACGGGTGTCGCGGGCATGGGTTTCATCCCGGAACGGGGTTGGCGCGCAGTGTGTGGTCGCACAATATCGGGAAGGGAAATGGGGGCGATGGGTATTATTTTTGCGCGCGGGTGCACCATTCGGTGTGTAGCGATAGCGTGTTTTCCGAAAATGGACAACACGGGATTGGCGGTGTGGCAAATGGCGGGGATCACCACAATATTGTGAGTAATAATGTGTGTTCGTACAATGGGATGTGTGGGATAGATGCCAATAGAGGGGATGAGCAGGTGATTACGGGGAATTTGTTGCTGAGCAATTCTCGGGCTGAAAAGGGAAAATATCCCGGTATCCGCGTGCAGGATTTGACGCATTCGATTGTGCAGGGCAATCGGTGTGCGGATGATCAGGAGAGGCCGACGCAGTTGAAGGGTATTGAGGAGAGTGGCGAGAGCGACTATAATTTGATTAGCGGTAATTTGTGTGTGGGGATGGATAGGGCTATTACTGTTGTGGGAAGAAAAAGCCGGGCAGAGGGGAATTTGGTTTGA
- a CDS encoding CinA family protein, translated as MADFKTMAANVGALLKEKGQTVSVAESSAGGIISAALLAVPGASAYFRGGGVCYTGDSKQILMAVSDAAMGEARAATKTHALHLARAARERLGADWGIGETGAAGPTGNRYGDPPGHTCIGVVGPDAEQVIAIATGSENRGENMEVFAREALDLLVECLQRD; from the coding sequence ATGGCGGATTTTAAGACAATGGCCGCAAATGTGGGGGCATTGCTAAAAGAAAAAGGGCAGACCGTATCGGTGGCCGAGTCGTCGGCGGGGGGAATTATTTCAGCAGCACTTTTGGCTGTGCCGGGGGCTTCGGCTTATTTCAGGGGCGGTGGGGTGTGTTATACGGGTGACTCAAAGCAAATATTGATGGCTGTTTCCGATGCGGCAATGGGCGAGGCGAGGGCTGCGACAAAGACGCATGCACTGCATCTGGCTCGCGCTGCGCGCGAACGTTTGGGGGCGGACTGGGGTATTGGCGAGACGGGCGCAGCTGGTCCGACGGGAAATCGGTACGGCGATCCGCCCGGTCATACGTGTATCGGCGTTGTGGGGCCAGATGCCGAGCAAGTGATCGCGATCGCAACGGGTAGCGAGAACCGGGGAGAGAATATGGAAGTGTTCGCCCGCGAAGCATTGGACCTGCTGGTCGAATGTTTGCAGCGGGATTGA
- a CDS encoding phytanoyl-CoA dioxygenase family protein: MLTEEQVAEFHENGFLNGGAVLDDAQVEVLREELYRVIENKDRDDVSQPVLLRNLGGNDSAPVWQIVNIWEASEAFRNLMYSEKIVEEMAQLTGATELRIWHDQIQYKPAEIGGTTGWHQDAPLWPIIRPMTEVSAWVALDDVDVENGCMSMVPGSHKWGNQIAFVREVKDFDAMPSEFEGQSISVVRRPVKKGEVHYHHALTWHGSHDNRSKRPRRAIAIHYMTQDTYYDASGNHVMKEFVTVEDGAILRGEHFPTVWRDE, translated from the coding sequence ATGCTGACCGAAGAGCAAGTGGCGGAGTTTCACGAGAATGGGTTTTTGAATGGGGGGGCGGTGCTGGACGACGCACAGGTCGAGGTGTTGCGCGAGGAGTTGTACCGGGTGATTGAGAATAAAGACCGCGATGATGTGTCGCAGCCGGTTTTGTTGCGCAATTTGGGCGGTAATGATTCGGCGCCGGTCTGGCAGATTGTGAATATCTGGGAGGCGAGTGAGGCGTTCAGGAATTTGATGTATTCAGAGAAGATTGTGGAGGAGATGGCGCAGCTGACCGGGGCGACGGAGTTGCGTATCTGGCACGATCAGATTCAGTACAAGCCCGCTGAAATTGGGGGGACGACCGGTTGGCATCAGGACGCGCCGCTGTGGCCGATTATTCGACCGATGACAGAGGTGAGCGCGTGGGTGGCATTGGACGATGTGGATGTGGAAAATGGGTGTATGAGTATGGTGCCGGGTTCGCATAAGTGGGGCAATCAGATTGCGTTTGTGCGGGAGGTAAAGGATTTTGACGCGATGCCGTCAGAGTTTGAAGGCCAGTCCATATCGGTGGTGCGCCGACCAGTGAAAAAGGGCGAGGTGCATTATCACCACGCTCTGACCTGGCACGGTTCGCACGATAATCGCAGCAAGCGACCCCGGCGCGCGATTGCGATTCACTATATGACGCAGGATACGTATTACGATGCGAGTGGCAATCACGTGATGAAGGAATTTGTAACTGTGGAAGATGGCGCGATTTTGCGGGGGGAACACTTTCCAACGGTGTGGAGGGATGAGTAA
- a CDS encoding aldolase/citrate lyase family protein: MFENAIGLKQKYRNGERIIGVSMAPNTPPDRFDQIMDKDDYDFVSIDSQHTPLSEERIAAFCDMAAERDVFVQFRIKHTRNAYLIGNYLDLGPCGIEIPQTELEETVDDALHYFYYPPAGGRSFGGGHRRGTEDKTTEEYADWWNSFGVLWLQIESVEAATRGHLLAKAGVDCLSMGPTDLSMSIKAHPQHWLKSVDDTIAYLCRSLEGTGVAVCHRNRTPDTREKYADMGVTVFLESA, encoded by the coding sequence ATGTTTGAAAATGCAATTGGACTAAAACAGAAATACCGCAATGGTGAACGCATTATTGGCGTGTCTATGGCGCCGAATACACCGCCGGATCGGTTCGATCAGATTATGGATAAAGATGATTACGATTTTGTGTCTATTGATAGTCAGCATACGCCGTTGAGCGAAGAGCGCATTGCGGCGTTTTGCGATATGGCTGCCGAGCGCGATGTGTTCGTGCAGTTTCGGATCAAACACACGCGCAATGCCTATTTGATTGGCAATTATCTCGATTTGGGTCCGTGTGGGATCGAGATTCCGCAGACTGAGTTGGAAGAGACGGTTGATGATGCGTTGCACTATTTTTATTATCCGCCGGCTGGTGGGCGCAGTTTTGGCGGGGGACATCGGCGAGGCACGGAAGATAAAACTACGGAGGAGTACGCCGATTGGTGGAATAGTTTTGGGGTTTTGTGGTTGCAAATTGAGTCGGTAGAGGCCGCAACGCGCGGGCATTTGCTCGCGAAGGCGGGTGTGGATTGTCTGTCGATGGGTCCGACGGATTTGTCTATGAGTATTAAGGCACATCCGCAGCACTGGTTGAAGTCTGTGGATGATACGATCGCGTATTTGTGCAGGTCTCTGGAAGGGACTGGCGTGGCGGTTTGTCATCGCAACCGCACACCGGATACGCGCGAGAAATACGCCGATATGGGGGTGACGGTGTTTTTGGAGAGTGCTTAA